The Aureitalea marina genome includes a window with the following:
- a CDS encoding SUF system Fe-S cluster assembly protein: protein MSEITMDTTELGEKIVKVLKTVYDPEIPVDIYELGLIYDVLVNEDYEVKILMTLTTPNCPVAETLPVEVEDKVKSIKLVKDAEVEITFDPPWTQDLMSEEAKLELGML, encoded by the coding sequence ATGAGTGAAATAACCATGGATACTACGGAATTGGGCGAGAAGATCGTGAAGGTCCTGAAAACCGTTTACGACCCAGAGATTCCCGTGGATATATACGAACTCGGATTGATCTACGACGTTCTTGTGAACGAGGATTACGAGGTGAAGATACTGATGACCCTGACCACACCAAACTGTCCGGTCGCGGAAACCTTACCCGTGGAAGTAGAAGATAAGGTCAAGTCCATCAAGCTGGTCAAGGACGCCGAGGTGGAGATCACCTTCGATCCTCCCTGGACCCAGGATCTGATGAGCGAAGAGGCCAAATTAGAATTAGGAATGCTGTAA
- the sufC gene encoding Fe-S cluster assembly ATPase SufC yields MLQINDLHAGVEDKEILKGIQLDVAPGEVHAIMGPNGSGKSTLASVVAGKEEFEIGKGEILLNGEDVTELDPEERAHKGVFMSFQYPVEIPGVSVTNFIKTAINETRKAKGLEDMPAGEMLKLIREKADLLEIDRKFLSRSLNEGFSGGEKKRNEIFQMAMMEPKLAILDETDSGLDIDALKIVANGVNKLRSDDNAVIVITHYQRLLDYIVPDFVHVLMDGKIVKSGPKELAYELEEKGYDWIKEEVNA; encoded by the coding sequence ATGTTACAAATCAACGACCTGCACGCTGGTGTAGAGGACAAAGAGATTCTAAAAGGTATTCAGCTGGATGTTGCCCCTGGTGAGGTACATGCCATCATGGGACCTAACGGTTCTGGTAAAAGTACCTTGGCATCGGTTGTGGCCGGAAAGGAAGAATTCGAGATCGGCAAGGGAGAGATCCTGCTGAATGGGGAAGATGTAACAGAATTGGATCCTGAGGAAAGAGCGCACAAAGGTGTCTTTATGTCCTTTCAATATCCGGTGGAGATACCGGGTGTTTCGGTGACCAATTTCATCAAAACAGCCATCAATGAGACCCGTAAAGCAAAAGGTCTGGAGGATATGCCAGCTGGTGAAATGCTAAAATTGATTCGCGAAAAGGCAGATCTACTAGAGATCGACCGCAAGTTTTTGTCCCGTTCGTTGAACGAAGGATTCTCGGGTGGTGAAAAGAAACGTAACGAGATCTTCCAAATGGCCATGATGGAGCCCAAATTAGCAATCTTGGACGAGACGGACTCTGGACTGGATATCGATGCGCTGAAGATAGTCGCGAATGGAGTGAACAAGCTGAGAAGTGACGATAATGCGGTAATAGTGATCACTCACTATCAAAGATTGTTGGATTATATCGTTCCGGACTTCGTTCATGTCCTGATGGACGGGAAGATCGTCAAGAGCGGACCTAAAGAGCTGGCTTACGAGCTAGAAGAAAAAGGATACGACTGGATCAAGGAAGAGGTAAACGCCTGA
- the sufD gene encoding Fe-S cluster assembly protein SufD, with product MKLKDKLLSSYLAFEDHLDADSPIHDVRSEAMRQFETEGFPTRKQEAWKYTSLNSVLKPDYSIFPKLESALEFKDVKKYFLYDVDTYKIVFVDGVYNSFLSETTHDGMDVCLLTAALSKDRYKAVIETYFNKVAPKDSMTSLNTAFAREGAYIFIPKHREVEKPIEIINFSTGNEAALMIQPRNLIVVGQNAHVQIIERHQSLSDNPVLTNSVTEIFAEQQAYVDYYKIQNDRESSTLIDSTYISQERGSHCRVHTFSLGGKLTRNNLNFYQKGPGCDSTLNGVTILENKQHVDHNTLVHHYAPNCESHQDYKGLYDDSSVGVFNGKVYVEKDAQKLDAFQQNNNILISDKATINAKPQLEIFADDVKCSHGCTIGQFDEEALFYLQSRGIGKKEARALLMYAFANNVLESVKIPELKSRINKLIANKIGVNLGFDL from the coding sequence ATGAAACTGAAAGATAAATTACTGTCCTCCTATTTGGCATTCGAAGATCATTTGGATGCCGATTCGCCCATACACGATGTGCGGTCGGAGGCCATGCGGCAATTTGAGACCGAAGGTTTCCCAACCCGGAAACAAGAGGCCTGGAAATACACATCCCTGAACAGTGTTCTGAAACCAGACTACAGCATCTTCCCTAAATTGGAAAGTGCCCTGGAGTTTAAAGACGTCAAGAAGTACTTCCTCTACGATGTGGACACGTACAAGATCGTCTTTGTGGATGGAGTGTACAACTCCTTCCTGTCTGAAACCACTCACGACGGTATGGATGTATGCCTGCTGACCGCTGCCTTGAGCAAGGATAGATATAAAGCGGTCATCGAGACCTACTTTAACAAGGTGGCCCCGAAAGACAGCATGACATCCCTGAACACCGCATTTGCGCGAGAGGGTGCGTATATCTTCATCCCTAAGCACAGGGAAGTAGAAAAACCGATAGAGATCATCAACTTCTCCACAGGAAATGAAGCAGCCCTGATGATTCAGCCGCGAAACCTGATCGTTGTTGGACAGAACGCACATGTACAGATCATCGAAAGACACCAGAGCTTGTCAGACAATCCGGTATTGACCAATTCGGTCACCGAGATCTTTGCCGAGCAACAGGCTTATGTTGATTATTACAAGATCCAGAATGACCGGGAGTCTTCAACTTTGATAGACAGTACCTACATTTCTCAAGAAAGAGGCAGTCATTGCCGGGTCCATACCTTCTCTTTAGGAGGTAAGCTGACCAGGAACAACCTGAACTTCTATCAGAAAGGGCCAGGCTGTGATTCTACCTTAAATGGGGTAACCATTTTGGAGAACAAGCAGCATGTTGATCACAATACCCTGGTCCACCACTATGCACCAAACTGTGAGAGTCATCAGGATTACAAAGGTCTGTACGACGATTCCTCAGTGGGCGTTTTCAACGGCAAGGTCTATGTAGAAAAAGATGCTCAGAAGCTAGATGCCTTCCAGCAAAACAACAACATCCTGATCAGTGATAAGGCGACCATTAACGCCAAACCCCAATTGGAAATCTTTGCGGACGATGTAAAATGTTCTCATGGATGTACTATTGGACAGTTTGACGAAGAGGCGCTCTTCTATCTACAAAGCCGAGGTATCGGTAAGAAAGAAGCGCGTGCCCTTTTGATGTACGCCTTTGCAAATAATGTGCTAGAAAGTGTAAAAATCCCGGAGCTAAAAAGCCGGATCAACAAACTTATTGCCAACAAGATCGGGGTGAATCTCGGATTTGACCTGTAG
- the sufB gene encoding Fe-S cluster assembly protein SufB: protein MNKFTEDDLKKELETKEYEYGFYTDIESDTFPVGLNEDIVKAISKKKEEPEWMTQWRLEAFAAWKQMEEPEWANVNYDKPNFQDISYYSAPAKKAKYESLDEVDPELLETFNKLGISLEEQKKLAGVAVDIVMDSVSVATTFKDTLAEKGIIFCSISEAIQEYPELVKKYIGTVVPQKDNFYAALNSAVFSDGSFCYIPKGVRCPMELSTYFRINQAGTGQFERTLVIADEGSYVSYLEGCTAPMRDENQLHAAVVELIALDDAEIKYSTVQNWYPGGKDGKGGVFNFVTKRGLCETNAKISWTQVETGSAVTWKYPSCVLKGDNSVGEFYSIAVTNNYQQADTGTKMIHIGKNTRSTIISKGISAGFSQNSYRGLVKINPNADQARNFSQCDSLLMGNKCGAHTFPYIEAKNKTAQIEHEATTSKIGEDQIFYCNQRGIDTEKAIALIVNGFSKEVLNKLPMEFAVEAQKLLEISLEGSVG, encoded by the coding sequence ATGAATAAGTTCACCGAAGATGATCTGAAGAAGGAACTCGAGACCAAGGAGTACGAGTATGGGTTCTACACGGATATAGAATCCGATACCTTTCCTGTAGGATTGAATGAAGACATCGTTAAGGCTATCTCCAAGAAGAAAGAAGAGCCTGAATGGATGACACAATGGAGGCTTGAAGCCTTTGCAGCCTGGAAGCAAATGGAAGAGCCCGAATGGGCCAATGTGAATTACGACAAGCCCAACTTTCAGGATATCTCCTATTACTCAGCTCCAGCAAAAAAAGCGAAATACGAAAGCCTGGATGAAGTCGATCCGGAATTACTGGAAACCTTCAATAAACTTGGGATCTCCCTGGAAGAGCAAAAGAAACTGGCAGGAGTGGCAGTAGACATTGTCATGGACTCTGTTTCTGTGGCTACTACCTTCAAAGACACCTTGGCCGAGAAGGGGATCATCTTCTGTTCGATCTCCGAAGCTATCCAGGAATATCCAGAACTGGTCAAGAAATACATCGGAACGGTTGTTCCACAAAAAGATAATTTTTACGCAGCATTGAACAGCGCGGTATTTAGCGATGGTTCTTTCTGCTATATTCCGAAGGGAGTTCGATGCCCTATGGAACTCTCTACTTATTTCCGGATCAACCAGGCGGGGACCGGTCAGTTTGAGCGGACCCTGGTCATCGCAGACGAAGGTAGCTATGTGAGCTACCTGGAAGGCTGTACGGCACCCATGCGTGATGAGAACCAGTTGCATGCTGCCGTTGTGGAACTCATTGCCCTGGACGATGCCGAAATCAAATATTCTACAGTTCAGAACTGGTACCCTGGGGGAAAAGATGGAAAGGGAGGAGTCTTCAATTTTGTGACCAAGCGAGGACTTTGCGAAACGAACGCCAAGATCTCATGGACACAAGTGGAGACCGGAAGTGCCGTAACCTGGAAATATCCAAGCTGTGTGCTGAAGGGAGATAACTCTGTAGGGGAATTTTATTCCATCGCTGTTACCAACAATTACCAGCAGGCGGATACGGGAACCAAGATGATCCATATAGGGAAGAATACCCGCAGTACGATCATTTCGAAGGGGATTTCTGCAGGTTTCTCACAGAATAGCTACAGAGGGCTGGTGAAGATCAACCCCAATGCTGATCAAGCCAGGAACTTCTCTCAGTGTGACTCTTTACTGATGGGGAACAAATGCGGGGCCCACACTTTCCCATACATCGAAGCCAAGAACAAAACGGCCCAGATTGAACACGAGGCGACAACTTCCAAGATCGGGGAAGATCAGATCTTTTACTGCAATCAGCGTGGAATAGACACCGAAAAGGCCATCGCCCTGATCGTAAACGGATTCAGTAAAGAAGTATTGAACAAGCTTCCTATGGAGTTTGCGGTAGAAGCTCAAAAATTATTGGAAATCAGCCTGGAAGGCTCGGTTGGATAA
- a CDS encoding SufE family protein yields the protein MKIAEIQEEIVDEFAMFDDWMARYEHMIELGKTLPMIDPERKSDDKLIKGCQSRVWLDANMDNGNVVFTADSDAVITKGIIAILIRSLSGQPPQEVAEADMEFIDQIGLKEHLSPTRANGLVSMIKQMKLYGLAFATQQKTS from the coding sequence ATGAAAATTGCTGAGATACAAGAGGAGATAGTCGATGAGTTCGCCATGTTCGATGACTGGATGGCCCGGTATGAACACATGATCGAACTGGGTAAAACACTCCCAATGATCGATCCTGAGCGCAAATCGGACGACAAGCTGATCAAAGGCTGCCAAAGCCGGGTTTGGCTGGATGCCAATATGGATAACGGAAATGTTGTATTTACGGCAGACAGTGATGCCGTGATCACCAAAGGGATAATTGCTATACTGATACGCAGCTTATCCGGACAGCCACCACAGGAGGTTGCGGAGGCAGATATGGAATTCATTGACCAGATCGGGCTCAAAGAACATTTATCCCCTACCAGAGCCAACGGATTGGTTTCTATGATCAAACAAATGAAGTTATATGGGCTGGCCTTTGCCACCCAACAAAAGACGAGTTAA
- the hflX gene encoding GTPase HflX — protein MLEKKTHEYEKAILIGLITRDQDQEKSQEYLDELEFLAFTAGAQVLKRFVQRMEMPNSKTFIGSGKMEEVRVFVEENEIGTAVFDDELSPAQQKNIERILKCKIIDRTNLILDIFAQRAQTSYARTQVELAQYEYLLPRLAGMWTHLERQRGGIGMRGPGETEIETDRRIVRDRISLLKAKLAKIDKQMAVQRGNRGSLVRVALIGYTNVGKSTLMNVISKSDVFAENKLFATLDTTVRKVVIGNLPFLLSDTVGFIRKLPTQLVESFKSTLDEVREADLLLHVVDISHASFEDHIRSVNSILDEIDSADKPVLMVFNKIDAYKPEVIDEDDLVTVPTKAHYTLEDWKQTWMNTMEQDAIFISALNKENLEEFRKTVYKKVREIHVTRFPYNNFLYPESLEYES, from the coding sequence ATGCTGGAAAAAAAGACACACGAATACGAAAAAGCCATCCTGATCGGACTGATCACGCGGGACCAGGACCAGGAGAAATCTCAGGAATACCTGGACGAGCTGGAATTCCTGGCATTTACCGCCGGAGCCCAAGTACTCAAACGGTTTGTCCAACGCATGGAGATGCCCAATTCCAAAACCTTTATCGGTAGCGGGAAGATGGAGGAGGTACGTGTTTTTGTAGAGGAGAATGAGATCGGTACTGCAGTATTTGATGACGAATTAAGCCCGGCCCAACAAAAGAATATAGAGCGCATCCTAAAGTGTAAGATCATAGACCGGACCAACCTGATCCTGGATATTTTTGCCCAAAGAGCGCAAACCAGTTATGCCAGGACCCAGGTAGAATTAGCTCAATACGAATACCTTTTGCCTCGTTTGGCAGGTATGTGGACTCACCTGGAGCGACAGCGTGGAGGTATTGGGATGAGAGGACCCGGGGAGACGGAGATCGAAACGGACCGCCGTATTGTCCGGGACCGGATATCCCTGCTAAAGGCCAAACTGGCCAAGATCGACAAGCAGATGGCTGTCCAAAGAGGCAATAGAGGCTCCTTGGTGAGAGTGGCCCTGATCGGTTATACTAACGTGGGCAAATCGACCCTGATGAATGTGATCTCCAAGTCTGATGTCTTTGCCGAGAACAAGCTATTTGCCACCCTGGATACCACGGTCCGAAAGGTGGTTATTGGGAACCTGCCTTTCCTGCTGAGTGATACTGTTGGGTTTATCCGAAAGTTGCCAACCCAGTTGGTGGAGTCTTTTAAAAGCACCCTGGATGAAGTCCGGGAAGCGGATCTTTTACTGCATGTTGTGGATATTTCACATGCCTCATTTGAGGATCATATTCGCTCTGTGAACAGCATACTTGACGAGATCGATTCTGCAGACAAGCCCGTCCTGATGGTCTTTAATAAGATCGATGCCTACAAGCCGGAGGTTATCGATGAGGACGACCTCGTCACTGTTCCGACCAAGGCCCATTACACCCTAGAGGACTGGAAGCAGACCTGGATGAATACCATGGAGCAGGATGCCATCTTTATCTCGGCTCTTAACAAGGAGAACCTGGAAGAGTTCCGCAAGACGGTCTACAAAAAAGTAAGGGAAATCCATGTGACTAGATTTCCCTATAATAATTTCTTATATCCAGAATCCCTGGAATACGAGTCTTAG
- a CDS encoding DUF2480 family protein translates to MSEEIVNRVANSALITVDLEEFYPEGPRMTVDLSQWLDQGFILKEKEFRQALDHFDWSPYQGAYVNLICSTDAILPGWAFMLVGLKLSGIAEAVAQGSGQELERSLYQSIISTIDPDPYRDKPVIIKGCSHKPVPEEAYLMLANHLQPVARSIMYGEACSSVPLYKRKKS, encoded by the coding sequence ATGAGTGAAGAGATAGTCAATCGGGTTGCCAATAGTGCATTGATCACCGTCGATCTGGAGGAATTCTATCCTGAGGGCCCTCGGATGACTGTCGATCTTTCCCAATGGCTGGACCAGGGCTTTATTTTGAAGGAAAAGGAATTCCGACAGGCACTGGATCATTTCGACTGGAGTCCATATCAAGGTGCTTATGTCAACCTGATCTGTAGCACGGACGCCATACTCCCGGGCTGGGCCTTTATGCTGGTTGGTCTCAAGCTTAGCGGAATTGCTGAAGCGGTTGCCCAGGGCAGTGGCCAGGAACTTGAGCGTTCACTTTATCAATCAATCATTTCTACAATCGATCCGGATCCTTATAGGGACAAACCCGTCATCATTAAAGGCTGTTCCCACAAACCTGTCCCGGAAGAGGCCTATCTGATGCTGGCCAACCATCTTCAGCCGGTCGCCCGAAGCATCATGTACGGTGAGGCCTGTTCCTCCGTTCCGCTGTACAAGAGAAAAAAATCCTAG
- a CDS encoding HesB/IscA family protein, giving the protein MIKVSDTAKSRLVQLMTDEGFSHDQDYVRVGVKSGGCSGLSYDLKFDSEQLDNDKIFEDNQIRIVVDKKSFLYLVGTTLEYSGGLNGKGFVFNNPNANRTCGCGESFSL; this is encoded by the coding sequence ATGATCAAAGTAAGTGATACAGCGAAAAGCAGATTGGTTCAACTAATGACAGACGAGGGCTTTAGCCACGATCAGGACTATGTCCGGGTCGGTGTAAAAAGTGGCGGATGCTCTGGCTTGTCTTACGACCTAAAATTTGATAGCGAGCAACTGGACAACGATAAAATCTTTGAAGACAATCAGATCCGTATCGTGGTCGACAAGAAGAGCTTTTTATACCTGGTAGGAACAACTCTGGAGTACAGTGGTGGTCTTAACGGGAAAGGATTTGTTTTTAATAACCCCAATGCCAACAGGACCTGTGGCTGTGGAGAGAGTTTCTCCCTTTAA
- a CDS encoding aminotransferase class V-fold PLP-dependent enzyme, protein MAFNVSRVREQFPILKREVNGQPLVYLDNAATSQKPQAVIDSLVDYYSRYNANIHRGVHTLSQEATDAYEAAREKIRAHFNIEHSREVIFTSGTTHGINLVANGFSSLLQPGDEVLVSAMEHHSNIVPWQMLCERTGAILRVIPMNREGSLIMKDYEELLNEKTRLVFVNHISNALGTINPIEEIILKAHQHGAAVLVDGAQACSHVVADLQELGVDFYVTSAHKMCGPTGVGMLYGKESWLEKLPPYQGGGEMIAEVTFEKTTYADLPHKFEAGTPNIAGGIGFGAAIDYLNEIGFDAIREQEESLRDYATEQLLAIDGMVIYGEGTAKTSVISFNIDGIHPYDIGTLLDKMGIAVRTGHHCAQPIMDFYQIPGTVRASFAFYNTLEEVDRLVAAVKKAKMMLS, encoded by the coding sequence ATGGCATTTAATGTTAGTCGCGTACGCGAGCAATTTCCTATTCTAAAAAGAGAGGTCAACGGCCAGCCCTTGGTCTACCTAGACAATGCGGCCACTTCTCAAAAGCCTCAGGCAGTGATCGATTCATTAGTGGATTACTACAGCCGCTACAACGCCAATATCCACCGTGGAGTACATACCCTCTCACAAGAGGCGACAGACGCATATGAGGCAGCCCGGGAAAAGATAAGAGCCCATTTCAATATAGAACACAGCAGGGAAGTCATTTTCACTTCAGGCACTACCCATGGGATTAACCTGGTCGCTAATGGATTCTCATCTCTACTTCAACCGGGAGATGAAGTGCTGGTATCTGCCATGGAACATCATAGCAACATTGTGCCCTGGCAAATGTTGTGTGAACGCACCGGGGCAATCCTGCGTGTCATTCCTATGAACCGAGAGGGAAGTCTTATCATGAAGGACTATGAAGAACTTCTGAATGAGAAGACCCGTTTGGTTTTTGTAAACCATATTTCCAACGCTCTAGGTACCATCAACCCGATCGAAGAAATAATTCTAAAAGCCCATCAGCACGGTGCAGCAGTGTTGGTAGATGGGGCCCAGGCCTGTTCGCATGTGGTAGCGGATCTTCAAGAACTGGGCGTAGATTTCTACGTAACCTCTGCCCATAAGATGTGCGGTCCAACCGGAGTTGGAATGTTGTATGGGAAGGAAAGCTGGCTGGAAAAATTACCTCCTTATCAGGGAGGGGGAGAGATGATAGCAGAGGTGACATTCGAGAAGACAACCTATGCTGACCTACCCCATAAATTTGAAGCAGGAACACCCAACATTGCAGGTGGTATTGGCTTTGGAGCTGCTATCGATTACTTAAACGAAATTGGCTTCGATGCCATCAGGGAACAAGAGGAGAGCCTTCGGGACTATGCAACAGAGCAACTGCTTGCAATAGATGGAATGGTAATTTACGGAGAAGGCACGGCAAAGACTTCAGTGATCTCTTTCAATATCGATGGTATACATCCATACGATATCGGAACCCTATTGGACAAGATGGGTATAGCCGTGCGCACCGGACATCATTGTGCCCAGCCCATTATGGACTTTTACCAGATACCGGGTACGGTCAGAGCCTCTTTTGCGTTTTACAATACCCTGGAAGAGGTGGATCGGCTGGTTGCAGCCGTTAAAAAAGCTAAAATGATGCTATCTTAA
- a CDS encoding META domain-containing protein has translation MDANKPLAGEFIVQSVQGKLIPENIEVNFALDTVESKVSGKSACNNFFGAYLSEGEELSFAKLASTMMACPEEQMELEQQFLSTMELVGSYRWSDDKLELLDAEDQSVLIVAASNANQ, from the coding sequence ATGGATGCCAACAAACCATTGGCCGGTGAGTTCATTGTCCAGTCCGTTCAAGGAAAATTAATACCGGAAAATATTGAGGTGAATTTTGCCCTGGATACGGTAGAGTCCAAAGTAAGTGGAAAATCTGCTTGCAACAATTTCTTTGGGGCATACCTGAGCGAAGGGGAAGAATTGAGCTTTGCCAAATTGGCCAGCACCATGATGGCATGCCCGGAAGAACAAATGGAATTGGAACAACAGTTTCTCTCGACCATGGAATTGGTAGGGTCCTACCGTTGGTCCGATGACAAACTCGAATTGCTGGATGCAGAGGATCAATCGGTATTGATCGTTGCTGCTTCCAACGCGAATCAATAG
- a CDS encoding DUF3078 domain-containing protein, with protein sequence MKKSLHLSLLLVFVTSLSFSQDVADQINDTIPDGWRFSGSASLLLSQAAFNKEWQAGGTSNIAVELSGVQQIDYKNGPWVWDNTIWADYGKTRFKDSEFDQKTNDRLEFTSTVGRRIKQTNWYASFFLNFRTQFDKGFEDTDTEFLVPNPENPDQLIPVEVTTRELETKFMSPGYLQFGPGMLWKKSENLKVNIAPASARFVFAASQFTDPNNPGNQLDGDMRYFGIDAGDTSRFEFGASIQATANFQLIENVLMRNQLNLYSNYLEDPQNVDIDYTMNLIMSVNSWLSANFIFQAIYDDNAARGFQIREVLSVGLTFGY encoded by the coding sequence ATGAAAAAATCATTACACCTATCATTACTTTTAGTATTTGTAACTAGTTTAAGTTTTAGCCAGGATGTGGCGGATCAGATTAACGATACCATACCTGATGGCTGGAGATTCAGTGGGTCTGCCTCCTTGCTATTGAGCCAGGCCGCTTTCAACAAAGAGTGGCAAGCCGGTGGAACCAGCAATATTGCAGTCGAACTATCCGGTGTCCAACAGATTGATTACAAGAACGGGCCATGGGTTTGGGACAACACAATCTGGGCAGATTATGGTAAAACCCGTTTTAAGGATTCTGAATTTGACCAGAAGACCAACGACCGCTTGGAATTTACCTCCACCGTGGGTCGCCGGATCAAGCAGACCAACTGGTATGCTTCGTTCTTCCTGAACTTCCGAACCCAATTTGACAAAGGGTTTGAAGATACTGACACAGAGTTTTTAGTTCCTAACCCCGAAAACCCGGACCAATTGATTCCTGTAGAGGTTACCACCCGAGAATTGGAAACCAAGTTCATGTCTCCGGGTTACTTACAGTTTGGTCCCGGTATGTTGTGGAAGAAAAGCGAAAACCTTAAGGTTAATATCGCCCCCGCATCAGCCCGATTTGTGTTCGCTGCGAGCCAGTTTACTGACCCAAATAACCCAGGCAACCAATTGGATGGCGATATGCGATACTTTGGTATTGATGCCGGGGATACCAGCCGATTTGAGTTTGGTGCCTCTATTCAAGCTACCGCCAATTTCCAACTTATTGAGAATGTCCTAATGCGGAATCAACTTAACTTATATTCTAACTACTTAGAGGATCCGCAGAATGTTGACATAGACTACACCATGAACCTGATTATGTCAGTGAACAGCTGGCTCTCGGCCAACTTTATCTTCCAGGCCATTTACGACGATAACGCAGCACGTGGCTTCCAGATCAGGGAGGTACTTAGCGTAGGTCTGACCTTCGGATACTAA
- a CDS encoding hydroxymethylglutaryl-CoA synthase family protein codes for MNVGIDAISYYVPRLYLEMSDLAERRGIPYEKLKFGLGLEQMAVPDANEDAASFAANALIRLFNDQQLDPAKIGRIYLGTESAVDGSKPTATYAMGSLEDHLSAQFGPRSLKHCDVVDMTFACIGAVDAMQNCLDWVRAGQDRQAIVIASDVSKYELNSTGEYTQGAGAVAVLLRSNPRILSIDDSWGVATQSVGDFFKPRRYFDRNELLEDMAAKLNGAMDAESIENLLGDTNSEFWSEKAQIFELFKEEPVFDGQYSNQCYSDRITEAFAHFNQQQPTDFLKDWDHLVFHLPYAYHGRRIVFDNWLSWISSKPSYQDLLVEIGEQGEDKKAWLKAASKSTLYKTFVKEKIAMGEVASSAIGNMYTASIFMSLLSLFQQASLGDHDLSEKTIGLIAYGSGSKSKVFQGRVMEGWKTATEILSLFQDLSTRTRIDVDTYEKLHLRQLTEAVGPADQVTLDKIETEVETRKGLRTYSQFQ; via the coding sequence ATGAATGTAGGTATTGATGCCATTTCGTATTACGTCCCCCGTCTCTATCTAGAGATGAGCGATCTGGCCGAACGGCGAGGGATCCCTTATGAGAAATTAAAGTTCGGCTTGGGGCTGGAACAGATGGCTGTACCCGATGCCAACGAAGATGCCGCTAGTTTTGCAGCCAATGCTTTGATCAGATTGTTCAACGATCAGCAGTTGGATCCGGCAAAAATTGGACGGATCTATCTAGGTACCGAAAGTGCCGTTGACGGATCTAAACCAACGGCAACTTATGCCATGGGATCGCTGGAAGATCACTTAAGTGCACAGTTTGGACCGCGCAGCTTAAAGCACTGCGATGTTGTGGATATGACCTTTGCGTGCATCGGAGCCGTAGACGCCATGCAGAATTGCCTGGATTGGGTGCGTGCCGGTCAAGACAGGCAAGCCATCGTAATTGCCTCCGATGTGTCTAAATACGAACTCAACTCCACCGGAGAATACACTCAGGGAGCGGGAGCCGTCGCTGTGCTTTTAAGGAGTAATCCCAGAATACTGAGTATCGACGATAGTTGGGGAGTAGCTACCCAAAGCGTGGGTGACTTCTTTAAACCCAGACGTTATTTTGATCGCAATGAGCTTTTAGAGGATATGGCCGCAAAGCTGAATGGTGCCATGGATGCGGAGTCGATAGAAAACTTATTGGGAGATACCAATTCTGAATTTTGGTCAGAAAAGGCCCAGATCTTCGAACTTTTCAAGGAAGAGCCCGTCTTTGACGGTCAATATTCCAATCAATGCTATAGCGACCGCATAACCGAAGCCTTTGCTCATTTTAACCAACAACAACCTACCGATTTTCTGAAAGATTGGGACCATCTCGTCTTTCACCTGCCCTATGCCTATCACGGAAGAAGGATAGTGTTTGACAATTGGCTGTCCTGGATCTCCAGCAAACCATCCTATCAGGATCTGTTGGTAGAGATCGGCGAACAGGGTGAGGATAAAAAAGCTTGGTTAAAAGCGGCATCCAAATCTACCTTGTATAAGACATTTGTCAAGGAAAAGATCGCCATGGGGGAAGTTGCTTCTTCCGCTATTGGGAACATGTATACCGCTTCCATCTTCATGTCCTTACTCAGTCTTTTTCAACAAGCAAGCCTTGGAGATCACGATTTAAGCGAAAAGACAATCGGACTGATTGCCTACGGCAGTGGAAGTAAGTCCAAAGTATTCCAGGGACGGGTAATGGAAGGTTGGAAAACAGCAACGGAGATTCTCTCTTTATTCCAAGACCTGAGCACCCGAACACGCATTGATGTGGATACCTACGAAAAACTACATCTGAGGCAACTAACAGAGGCCGTTGGCCCAGCCGATCAAGTCACCTTAGACAAAATTGAGACCGAAGTAGAGACCAGAAAAGGACTTCGTACCTATAGCCAGTTTCAATAA